From Bradyrhizobium sp. sBnM-33:
AGGGCCTGGCGCCCGCGCTGGCGCGCCGCCTCGGCGAGGTTCTCTCAAACCTCAAGAGCGAGGGGGTATCGGTCTTGATGTCGGAATCGAACGAGACTCATGTCATCGATCTTCTCGATCGCACCTTCCGCATCGAGCGCGGCGCGGTCGTCGCGGGCTGACGAAGCGGACACGGGCCGGGCCGGACCCTGGTCGAACGCGACGCCAGAACCGCTTGTCGTTGCTCCAGACATCAGGGCATCCAACGACCCGCCTAGAAACAACGTGGAGGGGGTCTAGCCGAGATTGGCGGGCACTCCGTGCAAGGTGTCGCCATCGAGTCCAGCACGTCCGTGATCGCGGCGACAGCTCATCATCCGGAGAGACGCCCAACGGAGAATTCTGACCGGCGGCGGCGAGGGCGCAGTCGCGGGTATGCGGATCTGCTCAGCCTTGCATCCAGCCCTGCTCCTCGCACTCGTGGATGGCGTCCGTATCCTGAAGCACCGAGATTGCCCATTCCTGGACGCTCGGATCACCTGTCGCCGTTCGTTCATCATCGGCATCGGGAAACCCTGCCCAGGACGGACCCTCAGGCCCTTCTGTGCGAAAATAATGATTTATGCACAGATTGGTTGACCCTTATAAAATTGCGGCTTTATGTCGTGCATATTATACGTGCGAAATGGAGGATGATATGGCGGTTTACGGATACGCGCGAGTGAGCACGGGTGGGCAATCTTTGGGAGCGCAAATAGCCGAGCTCAAAGCCGCCAAATGCGAGAAGATTTTTCAGGAAAAAATCAGCGGCGCACGTTCCGATCGCAAGCAGCTGGCTCGGCTCATTGCGGTCCTGGCAAAGGGGGACGTGCTGGTTGTCACCCGGCTCGATCGTTTGGCCCGGTCCACCCGCGATCTCCTCAATCTACTAGGAACGATTGCTGAAAAGGAAGCCGGCTTCAAATCGCTTAGGGACACTTGGGCCGATACCACGACAGCTCATGGGCGCCTGATGCTAACCGTTTTGGGCGGCCTTGCTGAGTTTGAACGCGAGCTGATCCGCACCAGGACCGGGGAGGGACGCGAACGTGCGAAAGCTAGGGGAGTTATTCTCGGCCGAAAGCCCAAATTGACAGCTCACCAGCGCCGGGAAGCAATTGCGCGCCGTGAGGCGGGGGAGGTGCTGACCGAGATTGCGCGATCGTACAATGTAAGCCACAGCACGATCAGCCGGCTCGTCTGAAGGCGCTGTGGATATTGCATTTGGTCGTGGCTACGATCTTTCTCGATTAATCAACCGGTCTTGCAGTTCGGTTCGGGCGATTGGCGCAATATCGGCGCGCTCGTGACCCGCGATTATCTGCTTTACATCCAGGAGCAGACGTCATCGACTTAGCCGCTCATCTGAAAAGTGCCAACAGCGGCATGTGTTGGTCGGGGAGGGATATCAGTTGTACAGGCTAACAACCATGATTTAATGTTATCGCGCACGACACGGCAACCAAGATACCCAAGCGGACTGTGCAACGATCGCCATCAATGCCAGAGAGTTTGGGTAGGCGAAAATACCGGCACCACGATGTCCTCTAGCGCCAACACCAGTATCGCCAAGAAAGCTCGCACAAAGGCTGAGGCGGATTTTGCCACTTGGCTCATGATGGCCAAGCTCGGTGGTTTCGATGACCTTCCGTCAAACGCACAGAGCTTTCTGACTGATTATCGAGCCCGACTTGAGACGATGAGCGAGGACGAGTCCACGGCCCTAGCCGTTCGCGAGGTTTACAGCGCTTATTACAGCGAAATGGGAGGTGTGGGCGCGGCTCCGGAACCAAAAGCTCGCATATCAACGACAAAGGGCAAAATCGTGCGGGTCCAGAGACGGCTTAAACCTCAGGCCGGTCTATCGGCTGAGCGCCATTGGATG
This genomic window contains:
- a CDS encoding recombinase family protein, producing MAVYGYARVSTGGQSLGAQIAELKAAKCEKIFQEKISGARSDRKQLARLIAVLAKGDVLVVTRLDRLARSTRDLLNLLGTIAEKEAGFKSLRDTWADTTTAHGRLMLTVLGGLAEFERELIRTRTGEGRERAKARGVILGRKPKLTAHQRREAIARREAGEVLTEIARSYNVSHSTISRLV